A single Vigna radiata var. radiata cultivar VC1973A chromosome 8, Vradiata_ver6, whole genome shotgun sequence DNA region contains:
- the LOC106770989 gene encoding GRF1-interacting factor 1 translates to MQQHLMQMQPIMAAYYPNNVTTDHIQQYLDENKSLILKIVESQNSGKLSECAENQSRLQRNLMYLAAIADSQPQPPPMPGQYPPSGIMQQGAHYMQAQQAQQMSQQQLMASRSSLLYSQQPFSALQQQQGLHSQLGMSSSGSQGFHMMQNEATTVGGNATIGSGGFPDFVRIGNIGKQDIGSSGEGRGGSSSGHSGDGGETLYLKSAADGN, encoded by the exons ATGCAGCAGCACCTGATGCAGATGCAGCCCATCATGGCAGCCTACTACCCCAACAACGTCACCACTGATCACATTCAACAG TATCTGGATGAAAACAAGTCCCTGATTCTGAAGATTGTTGAAAGCCAGAATTCTGGCAAGCTGAGCGAGTGTGCCGA GAACCAATCCAGGCTGCAGAGAAATCTGATGTACCTTGCTGCAATAGCTGATTCCCAGCCCCAACCACCTCCTATGCCTGGTCAG TATCCTCCCAGTGGAATTATGCAGCAGGGAGCACACTACATGCAGGCTCAACAAGCTCAGCAGATGTCACAACAACAGCTAATGGCTTCACGCTCCTCCCTCTTATACTCTCAACAACCCTTCTCAGCTCTTCAACAGCAGCAGGGCTTGCACAGCCAACTTGGCATGAGCTCCAGTGGAAGTCAAGGCTTTCATATGATGCAAAATGAAGCCACAACTGTAGGGGGCAATGCAACCATAGGTTCTGGAGGGTTTCCTGATTTTGTACGCATTGGTAACATTGGCAAGCAAGATATTGGAAGCTCTGGTGAAGGCAGAGGAGGAAGCTCTAGTGGCCACTCTGGTGATGGTGGTGAGACCCTTTATCTGAAATCTGCGGCTGATGGAAACTAA